A genomic window from Flavobacterium azooxidireducens includes:
- a CDS encoding transglutaminase domain-containing protein, with protein sequence MNLFGTLKYQELKTKFQVKKPWDDVIIFVLNILIAIPIFIIIHQNLKDPEWYFHLDRILIALVLLVLIQLILRLVRTILIIFVAVYLIVLLYGTVFSGYGFQAVFQDYGYMIYSMSENPNPQDLMISKLLPFPNKNQILKAIEYDNPQVRNFALTATTLHFKDIKGQQEHRKMIQCFAVFKEIRNRWNYVNDPKGQEYIAHATESLIHFSGDCDDHAILMAACIRAVGGTPRLIHTGGHIYPEMLVGKRSDLEAAVYLIKEVLFVTESKNKEIHYHIDERGQIWLNLDYTARYPGGPFMSEEILGALTLN encoded by the coding sequence ATGAATCTATTCGGAACACTTAAGTATCAAGAATTAAAAACTAAATTCCAGGTCAAAAAACCTTGGGATGATGTGATTATTTTTGTACTTAATATTCTGATTGCGATTCCGATTTTTATCATCATTCATCAAAATTTAAAAGATCCTGAATGGTATTTTCACTTAGATCGAATTCTAATTGCTCTTGTTTTATTAGTTCTTATTCAATTGATTTTGAGGTTGGTACGAACAATTCTTATCATTTTCGTAGCTGTTTATTTAATTGTTTTATTGTATGGAACCGTTTTCAGCGGATATGGTTTTCAAGCCGTTTTTCAAGATTATGGCTATATGATTTATTCGATGTCGGAAAATCCGAATCCGCAAGATTTAATGATTTCTAAACTTCTTCCGTTTCCCAATAAAAATCAGATTCTAAAAGCCATTGAATATGATAATCCGCAAGTACGCAATTTTGCTCTAACAGCCACTACTTTGCATTTTAAAGATATAAAAGGTCAGCAAGAACATCGAAAAATGATTCAGTGTTTTGCAGTTTTTAAAGAAATAAGAAACCGTTGGAACTACGTAAACGACCCAAAAGGACAAGAATATATTGCACATGCGACGGAAAGTTTAATCCATTTTTCCGGCGATTGTGATGATCATGCTATTTTGATGGCAGCTTGCATTCGAGCAGTTGGCGGTACTCCACGCCTCATTCACACGGGCGGACACATTTATCCTGAAATGCTTGTGGGCAAAAGAAGTGATTTAGAAGCGGCAGTTTATCTCATCAAAGAAGTACTTTTTGTAACCGAAAGTAAAAACAAAGAAATTCACTATCACATTGATGAACGTGGTCAAATTTGGTTAAACTTAGATTATACCGCTCGTTATCCCGGCGGACCATTTATGTCAGAAGAAATCCTTGGAGCTTTAACACTAAACTAA
- a CDS encoding DUF3575 domain-containing protein: MKKFIFIFLIFTQISFAQENNSSDLGKNEIKFDVVSLVALGKIHVSYERFISNDFSVGLSGNFNQSKSREDDFENGKNRTLEEYQIIPFVRYSLSKSQIRYYFVEVFVSANQGKYRELERLLDQNNNAYYQAVQKEYSDFAVGAAVGHKFYIKEKFGIDIFVGMGKNLFSSGESPDIISRVGVNLGYRF, encoded by the coding sequence ATGAAAAAATTTATTTTTATCTTTTTAATTTTCACCCAAATTTCATTTGCTCAGGAAAATAATTCTTCTGATTTGGGTAAAAATGAAATCAAGTTTGATGTTGTTTCTCTAGTCGCTTTAGGAAAAATTCATGTGAGTTATGAACGATTCATTAGTAATGATTTTTCAGTTGGATTAAGCGGAAATTTTAACCAAAGTAAATCGAGAGAAGATGACTTTGAAAACGGCAAAAACCGAACATTAGAAGAGTATCAAATTATTCCGTTTGTGCGATATTCGTTATCAAAAAGTCAGATTCGCTATTATTTTGTCGAAGTTTTTGTGTCAGCCAACCAAGGAAAATACCGCGAATTAGAACGTTTACTTGATCAAAACAACAATGCTTACTATCAAGCTGTTCAAAAAGAATATTCTGATTTTGCAGTCGGTGCTGCGGTTGGACACAAGTTTTATATCAAAGAAAAATTTGGTATTGATATTTTTGTTGGAATGGGAAAAAACCTTTTCAGCAGTGGCGAAAGTCCTGATATAATTTCTCGTGTGGGTGTTAATTTAGGTTACCGATTTTAA
- the corA gene encoding magnesium/cobalt transporter CorA, giving the protein MKRLKYKKGRKVQPNYFEYTGQHKDHPVEMQLFVYNSESYTETTDLNLDQVQIEELLHSEDVKWLNIHGLHDIELIKKIVDILQIENHIAADILNVTKRTRMEELGEVLFFSIKSILPENNAPSVHVEQISFILKDNLLVSFQEKRGDFFTHIRERIKTNSGIVCKKKNDFLLYLMLDAVMENFYITIEKYEELIEQLQIEAKVNESQDVLVRIEKCSEDLNFLKRALVPLKDSLFNLKSIQDDDDFNGIEKSNFTFFARLHQKSLELLEQIDYDMNSLESASSFYFSAQSHRMNEIMKTLTIVSVVFIPLTFIVGVYGMNFENIPELKSPNGYFITLGVMFLIVLAMIYYFRRKKWF; this is encoded by the coding sequence ATGAAGCGATTAAAATATAAAAAAGGCAGAAAAGTTCAACCCAATTATTTTGAATATACCGGACAACACAAAGATCATCCGGTAGAAATGCAATTGTTTGTTTATAATTCAGAATCATACACTGAAACGACTGATTTAAATTTAGATCAAGTTCAAATTGAAGAATTACTTCATTCTGAAGATGTTAAATGGTTAAATATTCACGGTTTACACGATATTGAATTGATTAAAAAAATTGTAGATATTCTTCAAATTGAAAATCATATTGCGGCTGATATTTTAAATGTGACGAAACGAACCCGAATGGAAGAATTGGGTGAAGTGTTGTTTTTTAGCATCAAATCAATTTTACCCGAAAATAATGCACCTAGTGTACACGTTGAGCAAATAAGTTTCATTTTAAAGGATAATTTGTTGGTTTCTTTTCAGGAAAAAAGAGGCGATTTTTTTACGCACATTCGTGAACGAATTAAAACCAATTCCGGAATTGTATGTAAAAAGAAAAACGATTTTTTGCTTTATTTGATGTTGGATGCAGTGATGGAAAACTTTTACATTACCATTGAAAAATATGAAGAGTTAATCGAACAATTACAAATTGAAGCAAAAGTAAATGAAAGTCAAGATGTTTTAGTTCGAATTGAGAAATGTAGCGAGGATTTAAACTTTTTAAAACGAGCTTTAGTTCCTTTAAAAGATTCACTTTTTAATTTAAAATCCATTCAAGATGATGATGATTTTAACGGAATTGAAAAGTCTAATTTCACCTTTTTTGCTCGTTTGCATCAAAAGAGTTTAGAGCTTTTGGAACAGATTGATTATGATATGAATTCGTTGGAAAGTGCGTCCAGTTTTTATTTTTCCGCTCAAAGTCATCGTATGAATGAAATTATGAAGACACTTACGATTGTTTCTGTCGTCTTTATTCCCCTTACATTTATAGTGGGTGTTTATGGAATGAATTTTGAAAACATCCCGGAATTAAAATCTCCCAACGGATATTTCATCACATTGGGAGTTATGTTTCTTATTGTTTTAGCAATGATTTATTATTTTAGACGAAAAAAATGGTTTTAG
- the hutI gene encoding imidazolonepropionase, whose product MQTLIINIKELIQIREIGIQKVSGSEMANLPLLRNAFLLIENDLIADFGLMSDCPTLPNAKIIDASEKVVLPTWCDSHTHLVYAGNRVQEFVDRINGLSYEEIANRGGGILNSAQKLNETSENEIYEQSKVRLEEVMKLGTGAIEIKSGYGLTVEGEIKMLRVIRRLAENYPIKIKATFLGAHAFPKEYKENHSGYIDLIINEMLPKIAEENLADYIDAFLETGYFSVEETERIMEAGKKYGLISKIHVNQFTAINGIAACVKHNALSVDHLEIVTDEDIEILKNSQTMPVALPSCSYFISIPYTPARKMMAAGLPLALATDYNPGTTPSGNMNFVVATACIKMKMTPEEAINAATINGAYAMGISDSHGSITKGKKANLIITKPIHSFYQLPYEFGSNLIENVFIEGKII is encoded by the coding sequence ATGCAGACACTTATCATCAATATTAAAGAACTTATTCAAATCAGAGAAATCGGAATTCAGAAAGTATCCGGTAGCGAAATGGCGAATTTACCTCTACTGAGAAATGCTTTTTTATTGATTGAAAATGATTTGATAGCCGATTTTGGTTTGATGAGCGATTGCCCTACTCTACCCAATGCAAAAATCATCGATGCTTCAGAGAAAGTGGTGCTACCAACTTGGTGCGACAGTCATACTCATTTGGTCTATGCAGGAAATCGTGTGCAAGAATTTGTAGATCGAATTAATGGATTGAGTTATGAAGAAATTGCCAATCGCGGTGGCGGAATATTAAATTCAGCTCAAAAACTCAATGAAACTAGTGAAAATGAAATTTATGAACAATCAAAGGTTCGTTTAGAAGAAGTTATGAAATTAGGAACCGGAGCCATCGAAATTAAATCCGGATATGGATTGACTGTTGAAGGCGAAATCAAAATGCTACGGGTAATCAGACGTTTAGCAGAAAATTATCCCATCAAAATAAAAGCAACTTTTTTGGGAGCTCATGCCTTTCCGAAAGAATATAAAGAAAATCATTCCGGTTATATTGATTTGATAATCAATGAAATGTTACCAAAAATTGCTGAAGAAAATTTGGCAGATTATATCGATGCTTTTCTCGAAACTGGGTATTTTTCTGTAGAAGAAACCGAACGAATTATGGAAGCCGGAAAAAAATACGGTTTAATTTCTAAAATTCACGTAAATCAGTTTACAGCCATTAACGGAATTGCTGCTTGTGTGAAGCACAATGCCTTATCAGTTGACCATCTTGAAATTGTAACCGACGAAGATATTGAAATACTTAAAAACTCTCAAACAATGCCGGTCGCTTTGCCGTCGTGCAGTTATTTTATCAGCATTCCATACACACCAGCACGAAAAATGATGGCTGCCGGATTGCCATTAGCTTTAGCAACTGATTATAATCCGGGAACAACACCTTCGGGAAATATGAATTTTGTGGTAGCAACGGCTTGCATTAAAATGAAAATGACTCCGGAAGAAGCCATTAATGCCGCAACAATCAATGGTGCCTATGCGATGGGAATTTCAGATTCGCACGGAAGTATAACAAAAGGTAAAAAAGCGAATTTAATTATTACCAAACCTATTCATTCGTTTTATCAATTGCCGTATGAATTTGGAAGTAATTTGATTGAGAATGTTTTCATAGAAGGAAAAATTATTTAA